A window of the Chlamydiota bacterium genome harbors these coding sequences:
- a CDS encoding amylo-alpha-1,6-glucosidase, giving the protein MIAFHKEILKNYDRASKREWVVTNGLGGYASSTICGANTRRYHGLLVASIEPPTNRMVILSKVEETIHIDGKSYDLSCNKFPETIHPMGHQHLELFSFEFYPKFIYSVDGVRLEKNVYMIFEKNATIIFYRLLESPKPIKLSLMSFVACRRFHELTHENPFFNPKVECQEGLLRLKPYKNAPMIHFFFSPAQFADNPLWYQNFEYEKEYRRGLDYREDLFTPGDLTFDIAPGGSCFLIVSTDELSSSDLLQAEFKETERKKLILKNCNKDDKLAFSLFLAADTFLVQRGEKGSASVIGGYHWFSDWGRDTMISLPGLTLATGRFDLAKSILTTYSKYCSQGMLPNRFPDEGKEPDYNTVDATLWFFNAIYQYFLYTGDEIFIRSTLFPVLKDMIHWHEQGTRYQIHVEEDGLLFAGEKGSQLTWMDAKIGDNVITPRVGKAVEVNALWYNALKIMEFFSDRFGFLPLRDHYSSMADLAKKSFNHLFWNPELECLYDVIQENQGDPSIRPNQIFSISLPFPILKTEHHRPVLKIIEQELLTPYGLRSLSPQNPKYTGKYSGNAIVRDKSYHQGTVWPWLLGPYVTSFLKVHGRTGRTLDKVKEMLEPFRDHLYENGIGTISELFDGDAPHEPNGCISQAWSVAEILRVVVEELK; this is encoded by the coding sequence ATGATCGCATTTCATAAAGAAATTCTAAAGAACTATGATCGGGCCTCTAAACGAGAATGGGTCGTCACCAATGGCCTGGGCGGTTACGCCTCTTCGACCATCTGTGGCGCCAATACTCGCCGATATCACGGCCTCCTGGTTGCAAGTATAGAGCCCCCCACCAACCGCATGGTCATTCTCTCTAAAGTAGAGGAAACCATTCACATCGATGGAAAATCCTATGATCTTTCTTGCAACAAATTTCCTGAAACCATTCATCCGATGGGTCATCAACATTTAGAACTTTTTTCTTTTGAATTCTACCCCAAATTCATTTACTCCGTTGATGGGGTTCGACTCGAAAAAAATGTTTATATGATTTTTGAAAAGAATGCGACAATTATTTTTTATCGCCTGCTTGAGAGTCCTAAACCGATTAAACTCAGTCTCATGAGTTTTGTGGCTTGTCGAAGATTCCATGAACTCACCCATGAGAATCCTTTCTTTAATCCCAAAGTCGAATGTCAAGAGGGCCTACTCAGACTGAAGCCCTACAAAAATGCCCCGATGATTCATTTCTTTTTTAGCCCTGCGCAATTTGCCGATAACCCATTATGGTATCAAAATTTTGAATATGAAAAGGAATACCGTCGAGGCCTGGATTATCGTGAAGATTTATTTACCCCTGGCGACTTAACGTTTGACATCGCTCCGGGAGGCTCCTGTTTCCTGATTGTTTCAACCGACGAGCTTTCATCCTCAGATCTTCTTCAGGCAGAATTTAAAGAAACAGAACGAAAAAAACTGATTCTAAAAAATTGCAATAAAGACGATAAGCTTGCCTTTTCCCTCTTCTTGGCGGCAGATACTTTTCTTGTCCAAAGAGGAGAAAAAGGTTCTGCCTCTGTCATTGGGGGATATCACTGGTTTAGTGATTGGGGGCGTGACACCATGATCAGCCTTCCCGGACTTACCTTAGCGACAGGTCGATTTGACCTTGCAAAAAGCATTCTCACCACCTATTCAAAATATTGTTCACAGGGAATGCTCCCGAACCGATTTCCTGATGAAGGAAAAGAGCCTGACTACAACACCGTCGATGCAACCCTGTGGTTTTTTAATGCGATCTACCAATATTTTCTTTATACCGGCGATGAAATTTTTATTCGCTCGACGCTTTTTCCTGTTCTTAAAGATATGATTCACTGGCATGAACAGGGAACCCGCTATCAAATTCACGTGGAAGAGGACGGTCTTCTTTTTGCAGGAGAAAAAGGCAGCCAATTGACTTGGATGGATGCAAAAATTGGTGACAATGTCATCACTCCCCGTGTAGGGAAAGCCGTTGAAGTGAACGCCCTTTGGTATAACGCCCTCAAAATCATGGAATTTTTTTCCGATCGATTTGGTTTTCTCCCACTCAGAGACCATTATAGCTCAATGGCCGACCTGGCAAAAAAAAGTTTTAACCACCTCTTTTGGAATCCCGAACTCGAATGCCTCTATGATGTTATTCAAGAAAATCAGGGAGATCCGTCGATTCGCCCCAATCAAATTTTTTCAATCAGCCTTCCCTTCCCTATTCTTAAAACAGAGCACCATCGTCCCGTTTTAAAAATCATTGAACAAGAACTCCTCACCCCTTATGGGCTTCGAAGTCTCTCCCCTCAAAATCCAAAATACACAGGAAAATATTCCGGTAACGCCATTGTCCGTGACAAATCTTATCATCAAGGAACCGTTTGGCCCTGGCTCTTGGGGCCCTATGTTACTTCTTTTTTAAAAGTCCATGGTCGTACGGGCCGCACCCTTGATAAAGTCAAAGAAATGCTTGAACCTTTTCGGGATCATCTTTATGAAAATGGCATTGGAACCATCTCCGAACTCTTTGATGGAGACGCACCCCATGAGCCCAATGGATGCATTTCTCAGGCCTGGAGTGTTGCAGAAATTTTGAGAGTCGTTGTGGAAGAACTGAAATAA
- a CDS encoding four helix bundle protein codes for MNSQELKTRTKLFGLKIILLVEKLPRSKTLDIINRQLLRSATSIGANYRAACRARSKADFVSKIGIVEEESDESVYWLELLIETKLVTDTQIHVLLKEANELTAIFTATGRTTKEKQKNE; via the coding sequence ATGAATTCTCAAGAGTTAAAAACGAGGACTAAACTGTTTGGACTTAAAATCATTCTTTTGGTTGAAAAATTGCCACGTTCAAAAACATTGGATATTATAAATCGTCAACTTCTACGCTCTGCAACATCCATCGGGGCAAATTATAGAGCTGCATGTCGTGCAAGATCCAAAGCGGATTTTGTGTCAAAAATTGGCATTGTCGAAGAAGAATCCGATGAATCAGTTTATTGGCTTGAATTGCTTATAGAAACTAAGCTGGTTACTGATACCCAAATACATGTCTTGCTTAAAGAAGCAAACGAGTTAACAGCGATCTTTACCGCAACAGGAAGAACTACAAAAGAAAAACAGAAAAATGAATAA
- a CDS encoding SpoIIE family protein phosphatase: protein MNLIVIHGVEEGQVYPIHEGVSIGRDKSNQWVLHDLRVSEFHAQISKDEGSYILRNLDAVNGTYVNGIFINRYVLKEGDEILLGGTLLKFSSALALSHEERENPLEVVTKKLISPPIAQIFPSQDLSSYLEFEPSFSDLELIKKTEKNLSLFYRASSILNSILEEDFLIYKILDLIGEVISADRYVILCCDEKTQEFVPRSIRRGTDRAGYYPLEISKEILDTVLREGVGVLCVHAGQDERFRKSQTVQIHGIKSAICVPIILKKNVLGMIYCDTLFKMGQFEEDDLRFLSGFAAQVAVSLSQVRQYQKIYGEGQNVKYESEAIDQIHQALLPKEFPEIPGFDFSFCRWAAKEVGNDYYDWYWVDDYRLALVLADVSGKGISGALAMAMFRLMLKTKIKGALSPKELLNTLNQWLLKNLKKDMLISCNIVFLDVKNDVLSFARAGHLPLLIMRDEGKEKIQLTTKGVALGVSDWDSENMIEEKNIELKKGDKIFFYTDGALHARNAFHQTFEHYFIPAIENVLKEASHEKAKVILQKLLKQVTEFIQDQPQTDDVTLGLVKVG, encoded by the coding sequence ATGAATCTCATTGTTATTCATGGTGTTGAAGAAGGACAGGTCTATCCTATTCATGAGGGGGTTTCCATTGGGCGAGATAAGAGCAATCAATGGGTTCTTCATGATCTGCGCGTCTCAGAGTTTCATGCCCAAATTAGCAAGGATGAAGGCTCCTACATTCTTCGAAATCTAGATGCCGTTAATGGGACATATGTCAATGGCATATTTATTAATCGGTATGTGCTCAAAGAGGGGGATGAAATTCTTTTGGGAGGGACGCTTCTAAAATTTTCGAGTGCCCTTGCGTTATCTCATGAAGAAAGAGAAAACCCTTTGGAAGTCGTTACCAAAAAATTAATTTCTCCGCCGATTGCTCAAATCTTTCCGAGTCAGGATCTTTCTTCTTATCTTGAATTTGAACCTTCTTTTTCAGATTTAGAACTCATCAAAAAAACAGAAAAAAATCTTTCACTTTTTTATCGGGCAAGCTCTATTTTAAATTCTATTTTAGAAGAGGATTTTTTGATTTATAAAATTTTGGACTTGATAGGAGAAGTTATTTCTGCAGACCGCTATGTCATTCTTTGCTGTGATGAAAAGACTCAAGAATTTGTTCCCCGGAGCATTCGACGTGGAACGGATCGGGCTGGATATTATCCTTTGGAGATCAGTAAGGAAATTTTGGATACCGTTCTTCGTGAAGGGGTGGGCGTTCTTTGTGTGCATGCAGGTCAGGATGAAAGATTTCGAAAATCGCAAACCGTACAGATTCATGGGATCAAATCAGCGATTTGTGTTCCGATTATTTTAAAGAAAAATGTTCTAGGGATGATCTATTGCGATACGCTTTTTAAAATGGGTCAATTTGAAGAAGATGATTTGCGTTTTTTGAGCGGATTTGCGGCACAAGTGGCGGTGAGTCTTTCTCAAGTGCGGCAGTATCAAAAGATTTATGGAGAAGGGCAGAATGTGAAATATGAATCTGAAGCCATTGATCAAATTCATCAGGCTTTACTTCCAAAAGAATTTCCAGAAATTCCAGGATTTGATTTTTCATTTTGCCGCTGGGCTGCAAAAGAAGTCGGGAATGATTATTATGACTGGTATTGGGTCGATGATTATCGATTGGCCTTGGTCTTGGCGGATGTGAGCGGCAAGGGTATTTCGGGAGCGCTTGCGATGGCGATGTTTCGTTTAATGCTTAAGACCAAAATAAAAGGGGCTTTATCGCCGAAGGAATTACTTAACACACTTAATCAATGGCTTTTGAAGAACTTGAAAAAAGATATGTTGATCAGTTGCAATATTGTTTTTTTAGATGTTAAGAATGATGTTCTTTCTTTTGCGAGAGCTGGGCATTTACCTCTTTTAATCATGAGGGATGAAGGAAAGGAAAAGATTCAATTAACTACCAAGGGTGTTGCATTAGGGGTCTCTGATTGGGATTCTGAAAATATGATTGAAGAAAAAAATATAGAATTAAAAAAAGGAGATAAAATTTTCTTTTACACGGATGGAGCCCTTCATGCTCGAAATGCTTTTCATCAAACTTTCGAGCATTATTTTATACCTGCCATCGAAAATGTCCTCAAAGAGGCCTCACACGAGAAGGCGAAAGTGATTCTCCAAAAACTTTTAAAGCAAGTAACAGAATTCATCCAAGATCAGCCCCAAACCGATGATGTGACGTTGGGGCTTGTTAAGGTGGGGTGA